The window CACTCCATTCTCTTTCAGCATCAATTCCTGATGAAAGGACAAGAACAAGTGGACTAGCTTGCACCGACGAAATTGCTGGCCAATTGAAAACCTTCTTGGTATTAGTAGAGGCATTTCCCTCTCTATCAAATGAAATAGTCATATGATACGCCACAATGTTAGTAATAGTCTCAGATAATTGGATGCCAAGAAATCTCTCAAGAGTACTACTATGATCAAAAGGATCTCCAAAAGCATGTGAAACATAAGACATACAACACTTCTTAACATGCTCGGACCCGTCGAAGCTAGAATTATCCATCTTGAAGTACAGATGAACAATTTTAGCAGTTTTCTCTTCACCAAATTTCTCCATTGCTACTGCTATCAACCAACCATGTTCTATTTGGTTTACAGTAAAATTTATCAGCATTATCAAATTGAGTTCAATGATAACCTGCCCTGCAATCACATACTTGTTCAAGAGGATAACATACACTAATGCATGCCCTAAGCCATGATGAAACCTATGATGTACAACCAACTCTATCATTTTAATGACACCATAAAATGTGTAAGCAGCAAGGTGCACAGAGTGAAGCTTCACCTTATAGCCACTCCTTAATTTTAATACTTTTCGCTCCTGTAATATGGCAGCAAATGCAGTTGCTGCAGGTTGCGTTTTACTACTTAAGTTTGCAGCAAGAAGACGAGCATATATATTGGAATCATCCACACCAATTATGACAAGCCCATTAGAGTTGAGGTTTGTTGTTATTGCAACAGAATGCGAGACTTGGGCCAAGAAATGCGATTTTGGAAGTGGTCGTGGTGGCCGAGGTGGAACAGTTAGTACATCCATCATGCAACTGGACATTTCATTAGACAGCTTGCCACCTTCCATAGTACCATTGAGGCCAACTGCAACAGAATACAATGCACTAGGCAAGTTGTGGGGTATATTGAAATGTATATCCAAGCTTTCGAACATAATGGATGGAAGAACAGACTCACCGGGATCAAATGGAAACTATAATCCGAACTGATCAAGGAAAAATTGATGTAAATCTATAAGAGGTGTAGCATGATCAAGTGCACTACATGAGTCAAATGTACTTCTCTTTATAAACTGGTCACAAATGCAAGCGGAAAGAGTACAAGGCAACTCCTCCAAACGTTGAGCAAGCTCAAGTCCACGTTGAGGGTAAACTTTTCCGGAGTGTCCAGCCAATGATTGATTCCAACGATCATCACCCATGAAATGGTAATTACGGACTACAGTTAGAAGCTGTCCAAAAATATCAGTAGTTTCTTTGACTAACGAATATCCGAGGGCAATGGTTCCATCAAACAGGTCCCCTCCTGCCCAAAGTTCCAGCACAAGGTGCATAGAAAACATGTCCTCAGAAGATGATGGTCCACTATGATATTCAAGGTTTCCACGTCGTACGAGTAAACCAATTGCATCACATGAATAGCTGATATTAGAAATTCCTACAACCTCAACAATCTGCCACACTAGCCACTCCAAATGCAATACTATGCAACTCAAAACTATCACCTCATTAGCCATCGTGAACTTCTTATCATGCTGCAGGACAAACTCACAACTAAGAAAAAGTAGCAGCCATGGTTCCTCATGTAAAATGTGAGTTAGATCTTCAGATTGAACAGATAAAAGTACATATACATCAGCCTTGAAATCTTGCCCTGTGTCGAACCAATTGTCCACACAACTATAAAATAGAATAGTCCCTATAGTTGATCTAGACACATAGTGGAGAGATGCACAAGCCCTCGTTTGACAGCAATAACAAGTATCAAGCATACGACAATCGTCCAAATTGACACTAACAGGCACAACAAGTATTCGACCAACAGGAAACTTAACATCTGGGATCAAGCTAGAAAAGGGATCCAAAATCATAGTTGCAATATGGCTGAGTTGTGTGGTGGTATTTGTAGCAAACACCTGAGCTGCAGTATTGCTTGAATTTTCCTCCACCTTAGTGCAGCCTCGTTGGTCCTCCTCTGATTTTCCATCGTCGGAATCAGAGTTTATCTTCATTGCATCTAAAAGTCCCTCAGAGTCTATAGACAAAATCTCAAATTGTTCAATCTCTTGAGGCATGAAATAATCTCGTCCAACAAGAGGAACTAATTGAGCTTCATCCTTTGAAAATTGAGAATGCACAACAGGTTCATTACTTTGGGGATTTTTATCAAACACCTCATCTACGATAGTCGCATACTTTTCTCCATCAACTAGACGAGCGTTGAGTTCATGAATTTCGGGAGATGCAGACTCATAGGTCGCCGATCGAACCAATGTAGCACAATTGACGTAGTCAACCCCAGCTTGTGAAATATCTGCCATTCTCGAATTAATGAAGGTCCGTTTCTGAAAATGCATAAGAAATTTCTCCTTGAAATGGTTCCAATCATAAAATTGGTGGTTGCGAAATAACCAATTGAACCACGCGAGGGCATCACTTTCTAGATAGAAGGTTGGAAGAGGCAGCTAGTCCTTCTTGGCGAAGCCAAGGTATGTGAAGTATAACTCGGCCCGAAAAATCCAACTCTCCGGGTTGCCGTCGCCACTGAATCTAGGTAGAAACATCGCCACTGTTGGAGTCCGATAGATGAAATCACCAATGCTACAACCTGAATTACTCAACACAAATACTAAAGTATTATATACTATATTGCTCTCAACAACTGTAAGATTACAGCTCTAGAACGTAAACAACAACAGTAATTGTAGAACAACTTAAGAAATATGATAGGTAATCAGAAAGAGATGAGGAATTAGACATATTCAGAAGAGGAGGTGAGAAAGCAGACTTTGCCTAAGCATGATCACAATACACATTGCCTGTATACTGTCTGGATCCCAAATATAATGCCTTAACGTTCTATTCGGGTGTTTAGTCATTGGTTCTTTTCTCCATTTAGCTCCAAGCCCAATACTACCAACTATACTACTAACTGGATCGGCCTTGTTGCACACTTCTGGCTCATAATCCCATACCAGGTCGCGCCGGTTCACAACAAGTGTATTGTCCAAGGCTTGTAACAATGCTTGGACTTCCCTCCCCTCCTCAAATTTTGGTGATGTTTTATATCCTGTGGCCGAAAGGATTCTCATCTGATGTTCATTATGGAAAAgatattgttgatcccttgccaaCGTTCAAAATGAAAGCTTCACATCTGCTGGAAGCTAATCTCAATTTGATCCCACAAACCCGTGACACTCACTGGTACACTAAGCTCATGAAGTCTCTTGGTAACTTTAATCATTCCAAGGCTATTGCACTGCGCTGTGAGAATGACAAGGTATATACGTGCAACAAATTGTCTACTTGCCCCTGCTTGAAGAAGTGGTTCTGGATTTCTcatatttcttctttttgtttgtgCAGGAGATAGTTTTACCCAAATACATGAGAGAAAACTTGCTTCCTCCACTTTATGCTACTAAGATTTTGCACATAAAAATGAGGAATCGGTATAATTTTTCAGCTGTGGACGTTGTTGATTGTTTGCTTTGGATGTCTCCTCAACTGGACACCCTATCTTTTGACCAGACTAGAGATTTAAAGAGCCTGATCAAGGTAATATGTGTTTCTTTCAAGGCACTAACTTTGTAGTATGTACAGAAAAAATTAGTGGTTACTAATGTTTCTTGCACATTTATTCTTTATGTATGATCTCCTTGCAATTAGTTCACTTTTTTACATGCCCTTAATTCTTTGTTTTAGTGACAAAGCCTTCATACTTGGTTTCGATTTTTTTATTTACCTAACATGACTCCAATAGTACTAGCAGATTAGCCAAAAGTAATAGTTAGTGAATCCCACCATAAGCAAAAAAGTATCACCTACTAACTAATCATTTTGAAGTCTATTATATAGGTTAGCAAGGTTACAAAATTCTCTATAGCCCCTTAAAGTTGTTTATATAAACCTTTTTTTGCAGAAATATTTGGTTTATTGACTGGTTAAGGGTCAGGAGTTCTTGGATGATGTGTAAACACTTCAGAAAAAAATGTATCACATTGGATAATTTAAACTTCTGTGTGCTCGACCTATTAGTTGGGACTATACTTTAGTCAAGATAGTACGTTTATTAGGTCTTATGTTTGTAAGGAGTCTTTTAATCCTATCTAAGATATATATGTCGGTAGAAAATATAAAGAACTTCTAGTAGTCACCATCCAAGAAGCCTGGTGCAGGATTAATTTCCCACAATTGTTTGACTTTAACATAGTAGGTGTGAATCCACAATCTATCCTTCTTTCACGGGTTCCAGAAATGCTTACTCACTGCTGCCCTGTTCCAGATGGcaaatatcaataacattaaAACCTCCGGCTGATTTAGGATAGCAA is drawn from Nicotiana tabacum cultivar K326 chromosome 22, ASM71507v2, whole genome shotgun sequence and contains these coding sequences:
- the LOC107818730 gene encoding uncharacterized protein LOC107818730, whose translation is MHFQKRTFINSRMADISQAGVDYVNCATLVRSATYESASPEIHELNARLVDGEKYATIVDEVFDKNPQSNEPVVHSQFSKDEAQLVPLVGRDYFMPQEIEQFEILSIDSEGLLDAMKINSDSDDGKSEEDQRGCTKVEENSSNTAAQVFATNTTTQLSHIATMILDPFSSLIPDVKFPVGRILVVPVSVNLDDCRMLDTCYCCQTRACASLHYVSRSTIGTILFYSCVDNWFDTGQDFKADVYVLLSVQSEDLTHILHEEPWLLLFLSCEFVLQHDKKFTMANEVIVLSCIVLHLEWLVWQIVEVVGISNISYSCDAIGLLVRRGNLEYHSGPSSSEDMFSMHLVLELWAGGDLFDGTIALGYSLVKETTDIFGQLLTVVRNYHFMGDDRWNQSLAGHSGKVYPQRGLELAQRLEELPCTLSACICDQFIKRSTFDSCSALDHATPLIDLHQFFLDQFGL